From the Sphingobacteruim zhuxiongii genome, the window GCGAGAAAATACAAAGCAAAAAAAGAGGGCTACTAAATAGCCCTCTTTTTTTGTTTCTATAGTCTTATTTTACAAAAGGTGGCTTTTTAACAACAGCCTTAATCGCTTGATTACGGATAGAAATAAAGATTTCTGTCCCATCTTTTGCAAAAGCAGTATCCACATAGCCTAAACCAACTGATTTTTTAAGGCTTGGGGATTGCGTTCCTGAAGTAACACGACCGATTTTGTTACCCTGAGCGTCTACAATATCATAATCATGACGTGGGATTCCACGATCAATCATTTCAAATCCAACTAATTTTTGAGTTAAACCTTTCTCTTTTTCTGCTTTTAAGTTTTCTGAGTTTACAAAGTCTTTAGTGAATTTTGTAACCCATCCTAAGCCCGCTTCTAATGGAGAAGTTGTATCATCGATGTCATTTCCGTATAAACAGAAGCCCATTTCTAATCGCAACGTATCACGAGCACCTAATCCGATTGGTTTAATACCGTATTGTGCTCCTGCTTCCATGATCGCATTCCACACTTGTTCTGCATGCTCATTATCAACATAGATTTCAAAGCCTCCAGCACCTGTATATCCCGTTGCAGATACTAATACATTCTCAACGCCGGCAAATACACCCTTTTGGAAAGAATAGTACCCCATAGGTGCTAAATCAATCTCTGTTAACCCTTGTAATGCGTCAGCAGCTTTAGGGCCTTGTACCGCAAATAGAGAAGTTTTATCAGAGATGTCTTTCATCTCTACACCGTAAGTATTGTATTTACTGATCCAGTTCCAGTCTTTTTCAATGTTCGAGGCATTGACAACTAGAAGGTAGGTTGTGTCATCGATTTTATAAGTTAAGAAGTCGTCGACTATTCCGCCATCTTCATTCGGTATATAAGCATATTGTACTTTGCCATCGTATAGCTTCGATGCATCATTTGAAGAAATCTTTTGAATAAGATCTAGCGCTTTTTCACCCTTTAAGATGAATTCGCCCATATGACTTACATCGAACATACCTACTCCAGTACGAACTGTTTCATGCTCATCATTAATGCCGCTGTACTGAACCGGCATGTTAAAACCAGCGAAAGGAACCATCTTCGCGCCCAAAGCAGTATGTAGATTAGTTAACGCAGTATTTTTCATGTTAAAATTAAATGTGTTTTAGTACTACAAAAATAGATAATTAAACGATAAAAACGGTCTGATTTCTAAATGTTAAGAAAATCAAACAATCGATTACGTAAATATTAGAATGTTGTGATTTTTAAAATAGTCAGCGCGCGTTCAAACTCCGGCTGAAGGTTTGCACGGATTTCTACAAGTTCGCCTGTTTTAGGTTGCGTAAATTTTATGCTTGAGGCATGCAATAACATGGTGTCATGTTCGAATGTTTCTTTCCACAGCTTATTCTGTTTATTGCATCCATGAGGTCGATCACCAATAATCGGGTGAAGGATATGGGCAAAGTGTCGTCGAAGCTGATGCATACGTCCTGTTTGCGGGTTCGCCTTTATGAGGGAATATCTGGATGTTGCGTGTTTCCCAAAGGGAAGGTCTATCTCAGCATGTTTAATGGTTTCGAAATGGGTAACAGCCTCTTGGATCGCTCCGTTTTCTTTTTTTAGCGGATAGTCAATTGTTTCCTTTAGCTGTGAAAATCCGCGTAAGACAGCTAGATATTCCTTTTCAATACGATTATTTGCGAAAGCCTGCTGAATTAAGGAGTCCATTTCTTTATTTAGCGAAAATAGAAGCACACCCGCTGTTTTCCGGTCGAGTCTATGGGCGGGACGCACCATCCTGCCAATCTGATCTCTTAATATTTGTAATGCAAATTCAGATGTGTCGGCAGCAATAGAAGAGCGGTGAACAAGTAAACCGTGTGGTTTATTAATCGCGATGAGGTCTTGGTCCTCGTAAAGAATTTCAAGCATTACTGTGTTTTTAAGGCTTTAATGAGCTCATTTGCCTTTTCATCTAGTTTTGGGCTGATCCAGACTTTACTAAATGCGCCTCCCCCAACAGTGACTTTTTCACCGTTCCAATTGACTTCGCAAAGAGAGAATAGATAGTAGTTTTTGGTCTGCACGTATGTATTTACAAATTCTTCAACAACCCGATCACCAAAGAGCATCATGCCAAATTCGACAGCGTCTTTATGTTCGTATTTCAATTGTTTTTCAAGAATTTCTTTGGCGCGATTGCGCAACTCATCATTTATTTTGTCTTTTGACGGGTTCGTTAATATAGCGGCCAGCATGATAAATACGCCTAGCAAAGCGAAAAGTCTAGTTTTGCTCATATATGCAAAAGTAAGGAAAAGATTAGAAGATAAAATGGTACAGCCAGATACTAAGTGCATACATGCCGTATAAAAGTAGGGTTATTACAATTGCAAGAATGGATACAATTAGAAATATGATGTTTTTACCACTTCCTGTGTGTTTGTTTTCGTAATAATGCTCACGGAGAAGCTTGATGTTCTTGTCGTTTGCTTTATTGAAAAAGTCGAAGATGTTTCCTAGGAATGGTATTGCTCCTAGTAGTGCGTCCCAGGTGACATTTAATAGCATTTTAATCGCCAATTTTCCGCTTGCACCGTTTCTATACATCACTGTTACTAAAACAAGTGAGACAATGAAGGTTGCAATTTGTCCAGCGAAAGGGATAAAATTTAGAATAGGGTCTAATCCAAAACGGAAATTACCAATACGGAAACGACTATCCATTAATACGGATAGTCGTTCAACCCAAAGAAAATCTTTATTTATACGCTCAATATTTGCGCTATATTTATTTTCCATTTTTATTTTAATTCAAATACTGCTTCAATGTTGCATGATAGTTTGATTGGACGAATATCAATATCCAAGTTGTTCCCGCCGCTTGCATCAGATTCCATGCTGTTTGTTTTTGACATTGCCATACTGTAAGCGCGAGGCTGAGGCATAACATCGTTCCAACTGAAGCTACTATTATCATTAATCATTAACGATTTACCTACTGTTTCTCCATCGGCAGCAGCTAAAATCTCCGCATTGATTCTTGCATCTTTTACAGCAGCAGTTTTCAATTCTTTTTCAATAGCTTTCTTTTGAGAATGGTCATATCCGCTAATGGATGTACTTTGTAAGCCTTGGGCATCTACATCATCAATCATCGGATTTAAGTTTTTCAAATCGGTTACTTTTAAGCGATACTGACGTGATTGTAGTAACTCGTTGTTCTTTTTCTTGCGATTTTCAGCGTTATAACTGTAAATATTTTGAATCGTGAAGTCCTCTTTTTTTACTCCATATTTCATTGCCGCGTCGTGTAGCTGTTTTTCCAAGGTTTCGATCGCTACCTTTTTCTTGTTATTTCCGTCTTGATAATATTCCTTCAAAGAGATCGATAGATATATAATATCTGGCGTAACTTCTTTTTCTGCAACGCCACGAGTTGCTACTCTTCTGCTGTTTTCCATAGATACATTTTGTGCCTGTGCAGTAACTACAAGGGCGATAAGTGCTAAGATTGATAATAATTTTTTCATAATAACCATTTAATGCTTTTCTAATCTCAAAAATCTTTCCAAAAGATATACAGCATAGACAAGTGGCTCTTGAAAATGTTTAATCATATTATACAATTATTTAGTTTTTATTTAGAAAATAATTGATACCTTTAAGAAATAATAAATTAATAACATGCAACAAGGAGTAGTAAAATTCTTTAATGAAGCCAAAGGTTTCGGCTTCATCATTCCAAATTCAGGCGAGAGCGAAATCTTCGTACACGTTTCTGGATTAATTGACAAAATTCGCGAGAAAGACGAAGTTTCTTACGAAGTAGAGCAAGGTCGTAAAGGCCTTAACGCGGTAAATGTAAAACTTATCTAAGAGAATAGATTCAATATATATTTATTGTGTAAAAGCCCATCGAATATTTTCGATGGGCTTTTTTTTGTTCTTTTTTAATCGAATATTTCTTCCAATACATAGAGCGAATTTAGTTCGCCAAAGTTTTCAGTATGAAGACGATAATAGTCCACAAGCTTTTGTAAAAGATAGCTTCTATCCTCTCTTTTTAATCGCGTTTTGTTACAATTGCTAAAGGAGGAATTCGCTAATTCTCTCAAGATCGAGGTGTAAGGTTCTTGAAGTGTATATACATGTGGAGGCAATATGCTGACAAAGCGACCTTCAATAAGGTCGAAATAGGGTTGATCGTTGAACGAGGGTTTAAATCCTAAATAATGGGTAAGTTTAAGTAGAAAAATGAGGTGATAATTTGCTAATCCTACCTCAGATTCATCTAACCACATAATAGCATTCTCTAAAAATTCGAAAAGATGTTTGTCAGTGGCTTGATGACGTAGCACTTTGTAGAGAATTTCGTTTAAAAAAAGTGCAATTGAACTTTTTACGATATCTAAGGGTACATGCTTCAGTACTGGACTATGTTGTGCTTCTTTAATGCGCTGAAGATTGTTGTTTTCTTTGTTGTAGACCACGAGTTCCAATAAATGGAAAGGTTGCAACATGTTAGTGGATATTTTTGCCTTCGGTTTTCTCGCACCATTGATCAAATAGGATTGTAAACCGAATGCCTCGGTATAGATCTGCGCGACAACGCTACTTTCGGAATAGTTTGTAATCTTTAGGGTAATGCCCTTAGTTTGATGCAACATGATTTACTTCTCGCTCTGCCCCTTTCGATCTTCGATCAACGTGTTACGGTCAATCTTGCGAAAAACACGATACATTAAAGCCACCACTCCTATTCCAAAAAAGATTACGCCTAATGTCATGATTAACTTATACCAGTTATTATCATTCTCCATCAGCGTATATCCTAAGAAAACGCAGATTATGCCGGCTGTTAAAAAGACGATTCCCCTTAATAGATACTTGTTCATTGTGAATTGTTGAAAACTATTATGATCTTGCTGACTAAATATTTAATGCAAAATACAGTATTTTTGCTGACTTCTACAGCACTCCCCGATTATTTTAAAAATAATTACTGAAATAATATTGTATTTCCCAAAAGAAATATAGATATTTGCACACTCGTTTCTAAGGGAACGTATTTTTAAACAAGACAACAATAAAAAATCGAATATCATGTCAAGAATTTGTGATTTAACAGGCAAGGCGGCATTAAAGGGGAATAACGTTTCACACTCGAACGTTAAAACTAAGCGTAAATTCTATCCTAATTTACAGACCAAACGTTTTTATATTCCAGAAGAAGATCGTTGGATTACGTTGAAAGTTTCTACTTCAGCAATCAAAACGATTAACAAGAACGGTATTACAGCAGCAATTGATAAATTTATCAAACAAGGTCATATTTAATAAATAGGCGCCTGTTGTATCAACATCAAATAGAATCATGAAATTCACCCGTGAGGGTATTAATAAAGTAAAACAATGGCAAAAAAGGGAAATAGAGTACAAGTAATCTTAGAATGTACTGAACACAAAGAAAGTGGTCTTCCGGGAATGTCTCGCTATATCACGACTAAGAACAAGAAAAACACTACTGAACGTTTGGAGATGAAAAAATTCAACCCAGTATTGAGAAAAGTAACAGTTCACAAAGAAATTAAGTAATCAATTCAGAATCCTTCGGGATTTTATAAAAATATTATACCATGGCAAAGAAGGCAGTTGCATCATTACAAAAGGGTGGTGGTAAAGAATATACTAAAGTAGTTCTTACCGCTAAATCTGCAAAAACAGGCGCATATACTTTCAAAGAGAGTATGGTTCACAACGACAAAGTAAAAGACGTTGTTGCTGCGGCTACTAAATAAGCAGTAAGATATTCCTTTTTTTTAAAGTTTTTCTTTAAAAATCTTATAAACAGCCGTTTTGGTAGTACCAAAAGGGCTTTTTTAGTATTTCCGTTTTCAGTATCTTTGAGCGGAAAGCATCGAGAAATTAGACATATACATCATGGGATTATTTGATTTTTTTAAAAAGAAGCAAGAGACTCCAGAGGCCCAAGAGGCGCTGAATAAAGGGTTAGAGAAGACGAAGGAGGGTTTTTTTGCGAAAATTACCAAAGCGGTTGTTGGAAAATCAACAATTGATGATGATGTATTAGATAATTTGGAAGAGGTGTTGGTTACCTCAGATGTCGGTGTGACAACGACCTTAAAGATCGTTGATCGTATTCAGAAACGCGTCGCTCAAGATAAATACGTTACTACTGACGATTTAAATGGATTACTAAAGGATGAAATCCAAGCCTTACTCGCTGAAAACAATAGTAATGATTTTGAGAACTTCGAATACGGCAACCATAAACCCTATGTGATTATGGTCGTTGGTGTAAATGGTGTTGGTAAGACAACCACCATTGGGAAGTTAGCGCATCAGCTGAAAGAAGCGGGGAGCAAGGTTGTATTAGGTGCTGCAGATACGTTCCGTGCAGCAGCAGTAGATCAAATACAATTGTGGGGGGATCGAGTAGGTGTACGTGTTGTCGCTCAACCCATGGGGTCTGATCCTGCGTCGGTTGCTTTTGATACGGTAAAATCTGCTGTGGCAAATGGAGATGATGTTGCAATTATCGATACAGCAGGCCGTCTTCACAATAAGGTTGGCTTGATGAATGAGCTGACGAAGATTAAAAATGTGATGCAGAAGGTTATCCCTGATGCACCTCATGAGATCTTGCTAGTTCTGGATGCTTCGACTGGTCAAAATGCGATTGAGCAGGCGACACAATTTACGCAAGCAACAGATGTGAATGCTTTAGCATTAACCAAACTTGATGGCACAGCGAAGGGTGGTGTGGTAATCGGTATTTCCGATCAATTCAAGATTCCTGTAAAGTATATTGGAGTAGGAGAGAAGATTGGTGATTTACAGTTATTTAATAAAAAAGACTTCGTAGACTCGTTATTCCAGTAGTCTACATATTCCTATGAAAACAAAGATAAGAAATACAGCTCCCGTATTAGTGAAGCCACGTGTAAATGTGGTTACTTTGGGCTGTTCTAAAAATATTCACGATAGCGAGGTTTTAATGGGTCAGTTGAAGGGCAACCAAATGGATGTCGTTCATGAGGCTAATAACATTCAAGCGAATGATATCGTTGTCATTAATACCTGTGGATTTATTGATAATGCTAAGCAGGAATCAATAGATACCATTTTGCAGTTTTCGGAACTTAAAGATCAAGGTAAAGTCAACAAGGTAATTGTTACAGGTTGTTTGTCCGAGCGCTATAAGCCTGAGCTAGAAGCTGAGATTCCGAATGTAGACGCTTTTTTTGGAACAAACGATCTTCCAGAGTTACTGTCTACGATTGGAGCAGATTATCGTCATGAGCTTCTCGGTGAGCGCTTATTAACGACGCCATCTCATTTCTCGTATTTTAAGATTGCCGAAGGGTGTAATAGGCCATGTTCCTTTTGTGCCATCCCGCTTATGCGTGGTAAGCATGTTTCAAAATCTATTGATGATTTAGTAAAAGAGGCGAAGTTTTTAGCGTCTAATGGCACCAAAGAACTGATTCTAATTGCGCAGGATTTAACATATTACGGTTTAGATATCTACGGTAAACGAAATCTATCTGATTTGCTACGCCATCTATCTGATGTCGATGGAATTGAATGGATCCGTTTACAATATGCTTATCCTTCAGGTTTTCCAATGGATATTTTGGATGCCATGAATGAGCGATCGAATATTTGTAATTACCTGGATATGCCACTTCAGCATATCTCCGATAATATGCTAACCTCAATGCGTCGCGGAACGAGCAAGCAAAAGCAAATTGATCTAGTCAATAAGATTCGCGATAAAGTTCCTAATATCGCATTGCGTACAACACTTATCTGTGGTTATCCTGGCGAAACTGAGCAAGATTTCAACGAGATGTTGGACTGGGTTGAAGAGACACGCTTCGATAGATTAGGTTGTTTTACTTATTCTCATGAGGAAAAGACACATGCTTTTTCATTAGAAGATGATATTGCAGAAGAGGTGAAACAAGAACGTGTTGACCAGATAATGGAGGTTCAACAAGGGATTTCTTATGATATTAACCAAACGAAGATTGGCAATACCTATAAAACA encodes:
- the recO gene encoding DNA repair protein RecO; this encodes MLHQTKGITLKITNYSESSVVAQIYTEAFGLQSYLINGARKPKAKISTNMLQPFHLLELVVYNKENNNLQRIKEAQHSPVLKHVPLDIVKSSIALFLNEILYKVLRHQATDKHLFEFLENAIMWLDESEVGLANYHLIFLLKLTHYLGFKPSFNDQPYFDLIEGRFVSILPPHVYTLQEPYTSILRELANSSFSNCNKTRLKREDRSYLLQKLVDYYRLHTENFGELNSLYVLEEIFD
- a CDS encoding pseudouridine synthase, with translation MLEILYEDQDLIAINKPHGLLVHRSSIAADTSEFALQILRDQIGRMVRPAHRLDRKTAGVLLFSLNKEMDSLIQQAFANNRIEKEYLAVLRGFSQLKETIDYPLKKENGAIQEAVTHFETIKHAEIDLPFGKHATSRYSLIKANPQTGRMHQLRRHFAHILHPIIGDRPHGCNKQNKLWKETFEHDTMLLHASSIKFTQPKTGELVEIRANLQPEFERALTILKITTF
- the gcvT gene encoding glycine cleavage system aminomethyltransferase GcvT; the encoded protein is MKNTALTNLHTALGAKMVPFAGFNMPVQYSGINDEHETVRTGVGMFDVSHMGEFILKGEKALDLIQKISSNDASKLYDGKVQYAYIPNEDGGIVDDFLTYKIDDTTYLLVVNASNIEKDWNWISKYNTYGVEMKDISDKTSLFAVQGPKAADALQGLTEIDLAPMGYYSFQKGVFAGVENVLVSATGYTGAGGFEIYVDNEHAEQVWNAIMEAGAQYGIKPIGLGARDTLRLEMGFCLYGNDIDDTTSPLEAGLGWVTKFTKDFVNSENLKAEKEKGLTQKLVGFEMIDRGIPRHDYDIVDAQGNKIGRVTSGTQSPSLKKSVGLGYVDTAFAKDGTEIFISIRNQAIKAVVKKPPFVK
- a CDS encoding cold-shock protein, encoding MQQGVVKFFNEAKGFGFIIPNSGESEIFVHVSGLIDKIREKDEVSYEVEQGRKGLNAVNVKLI
- a CDS encoding DUF4295 domain-containing protein, which translates into the protein MAKKAVASLQKGGGKEYTKVVLTAKSAKTGAYTFKESMVHNDKVKDVVAAATK
- the rpmB gene encoding 50S ribosomal protein L28 — encoded protein: MSRICDLTGKAALKGNNVSHSNVKTKRKFYPNLQTKRFYIPEEDRWITLKVSTSAIKTINKNGITAAIDKFIKQGHI
- the ftsY gene encoding signal recognition particle-docking protein FtsY; the protein is MGLFDFFKKKQETPEAQEALNKGLEKTKEGFFAKITKAVVGKSTIDDDVLDNLEEVLVTSDVGVTTTLKIVDRIQKRVAQDKYVTTDDLNGLLKDEIQALLAENNSNDFENFEYGNHKPYVIMVVGVNGVGKTTTIGKLAHQLKEAGSKVVLGAADTFRAAAVDQIQLWGDRVGVRVVAQPMGSDPASVAFDTVKSAVANGDDVAIIDTAGRLHNKVGLMNELTKIKNVMQKVIPDAPHEILLVLDASTGQNAIEQATQFTQATDVNALALTKLDGTAKGGVVIGISDQFKIPVKYIGVGEKIGDLQLFNKKDFVDSLFQ
- the rpmG gene encoding 50S ribosomal protein L33, translating into MAKKGNRVQVILECTEHKESGLPGMSRYITTKNKKNTTERLEMKKFNPVLRKVTVHKEIK
- a CDS encoding SIMPL domain-containing protein gives rise to the protein MKKLLSILALIALVVTAQAQNVSMENSRRVATRGVAEKEVTPDIIYLSISLKEYYQDGNNKKKVAIETLEKQLHDAAMKYGVKKEDFTIQNIYSYNAENRKKKNNELLQSRQYRLKVTDLKNLNPMIDDVDAQGLQSTSISGYDHSQKKAIEKELKTAAVKDARINAEILAAADGETVGKSLMINDNSSFSWNDVMPQPRAYSMAMSKTNSMESDASGGNNLDIDIRPIKLSCNIEAVFELK
- a CDS encoding DUF4112 domain-containing protein codes for the protein MENKYSANIERINKDFLWVERLSVLMDSRFRIGNFRFGLDPILNFIPFAGQIATFIVSLVLVTVMYRNGASGKLAIKMLLNVTWDALLGAIPFLGNIFDFFNKANDKNIKLLREHYYENKHTGSGKNIIFLIVSILAIVITLLLYGMYALSIWLYHFIF
- a CDS encoding signal peptidase, producing MNKYLLRGIVFLTAGIICVFLGYTLMENDNNWYKLIMTLGVIFFGIGVVALMYRVFRKIDRNTLIEDRKGQSEK
- the rimO gene encoding 30S ribosomal protein S12 methylthiotransferase RimO, yielding MKTKIRNTAPVLVKPRVNVVTLGCSKNIHDSEVLMGQLKGNQMDVVHEANNIQANDIVVINTCGFIDNAKQESIDTILQFSELKDQGKVNKVIVTGCLSERYKPELEAEIPNVDAFFGTNDLPELLSTIGADYRHELLGERLLTTPSHFSYFKIAEGCNRPCSFCAIPLMRGKHVSKSIDDLVKEAKFLASNGTKELILIAQDLTYYGLDIYGKRNLSDLLRHLSDVDGIEWIRLQYAYPSGFPMDILDAMNERSNICNYLDMPLQHISDNMLTSMRRGTSKQKQIDLVNKIRDKVPNIALRTTLICGYPGETEQDFNEMLDWVEETRFDRLGCFTYSHEEKTHAFSLEDDIAEEVKQERVDQIMEVQQGISYDINQTKIGNTYKTLVDRVDGDYFIGRTEFDSPEVDNEVVLDAKSNYARIGDFVQVKVDRAEDFDLYGTIVK